A single window of Archangium gephyra DNA harbors:
- a CDS encoding DUF1905 domain-containing protein, which translates to MRQEKFETVVGAGHMGLVFIQIPFDPSVVWDVRRRHFVQGRVNGSPFEGEVGFRRRKFYMLLDEELQRVARLSPGDAVEVVIAPREPGEAELSSDPRLAWIRPAGAAEPAPRKKAAAKKTAAAVAKKEARPAKSPARKQPQARKRTVKT; encoded by the coding sequence ATGCGCCAGGAAAAATTCGAGACAGTGGTCGGGGCCGGGCACATGGGGCTGGTCTTCATCCAGATTCCCTTCGACCCGTCGGTGGTCTGGGACGTCCGGCGGCGCCATTTCGTCCAGGGCCGTGTGAATGGCTCTCCCTTCGAGGGAGAGGTCGGCTTCAGGCGAAGGAAGTTCTACATGCTGCTCGACGAGGAGCTTCAGCGGGTGGCGAGGTTGTCACCGGGTGATGCCGTCGAGGTCGTCATCGCGCCCCGCGAGCCAGGAGAGGCGGAGCTGTCCTCCGACCCGCGCCTCGCGTGGATCCGGCCGGCCGGTGCGGCGGAACCGGCTCCGCGGAAGAAGGCGGCCGCGAAGAAGACGGCCGCCGCGGTGGCCAAGAAGGAGGCGCGGCCCGCGAAGTCACCCGCCCGGAAGCAGCCCCAGGCGCGGAAGCGGACCGTGAAGACGTGA
- a CDS encoding D-TA family PLP-dependent enzyme has translation MSLPSLDSIETPAALVDEDRLETNLQRAAAYVREHGLRWRPHTKTHKVPELAARQLQAGASGVTVATPREAEVMGAVADDVLLAYSPVGASKLARLMALPGRVRLSVAVDSREVLAGLAEAARGAGRRVGVLVELDLGMRRVGVPTPEEAVVLAREAAGTQGLEYQGVMFYPGHIRMPMAEQGPALAEVSRRLGTFLETLGAAGLKPGIVSGGSTPTLWRSHEVVGMNEIRPGITPFFDRASAWMGACGWDEVAYSVLATVVSTAVPGQAVIDAGSKALAKEELPVGGYGALLERPDVVVHALSEEHGMLDLSRTSWRPRVGERVRVVPNHVCVSVNLQDELWAVRGGQVVGRWDVTGRGRGPSSSRN, from the coding sequence ATGAGCCTTCCTTCGCTGGACAGCATCGAGACCCCGGCCGCGCTGGTGGATGAGGATCGCCTGGAGACGAACCTCCAGAGGGCGGCGGCCTACGTGCGCGAGCATGGACTGCGGTGGCGGCCACACACGAAGACGCACAAGGTGCCGGAGCTGGCGGCGAGGCAGCTCCAGGCAGGAGCTTCTGGCGTCACGGTGGCCACGCCGCGAGAGGCGGAGGTGATGGGCGCGGTGGCCGACGACGTGCTCCTGGCCTACTCGCCCGTGGGGGCCTCCAAGCTGGCGCGATTGATGGCGCTGCCCGGAAGGGTACGGCTCTCGGTGGCGGTGGACTCCCGGGAGGTGTTGGCGGGGCTGGCCGAGGCCGCTCGCGGAGCGGGGCGCCGCGTGGGCGTGCTGGTGGAACTGGACCTGGGGATGCGCCGCGTGGGCGTGCCAACGCCCGAGGAGGCGGTGGTGCTGGCGCGCGAGGCCGCCGGGACGCAGGGGCTCGAGTACCAGGGCGTGATGTTCTACCCGGGGCACATCCGCATGCCGATGGCCGAGCAGGGCCCGGCACTCGCGGAGGTGTCGAGGCGGTTGGGCACGTTCCTGGAGACGCTCGGGGCCGCCGGGTTGAAGCCAGGCATCGTGAGTGGGGGCTCCACGCCCACGCTCTGGCGCTCGCACGAGGTGGTGGGGATGAATGAGATCCGCCCGGGCATCACGCCCTTCTTCGACCGGGCGAGCGCGTGGATGGGCGCGTGTGGCTGGGACGAGGTGGCCTATTCGGTGCTGGCGACGGTGGTGAGCACGGCGGTGCCGGGACAGGCCGTCATCGACGCGGGCTCCAAGGCGCTGGCGAAGGAGGAGCTACCGGTGGGCGGCTACGGTGCGCTGCTGGAGCGCCCCGACGTGGTGGTGCACGCGCTGTCCGAGGAGCACGGGATGCTGGACCTGTCGCGCACCTCGTGGAGGCCGCGCGTGGGCGAGCGGGTGCGGGTGGTGCCCAACCATGTCTGTGTTTCGGTGAACCTGCAGGACGAGCTGTGGGCCGTGCGCGGTGGGCAGGTGGTGGGCCGCTGGGACGTGACGGGGCGGGGCAGGGGGCCCTCGTCCTCGAGGAACTGA